From Salvia splendens isolate huo1 chromosome 3, SspV2, whole genome shotgun sequence, a single genomic window includes:
- the LOC121794809 gene encoding probable serine/threonine-protein kinase PBL3, whose amino-acid sequence MGNCFGSSARVDATLSTTSQASRFAGKNSNSSAPSNISIPSYSAKSSAESLPTPRSEAEILSSPHVKAFLFNELKNATRNFRPDSLLGEGGFGYVFKGWIDEHTLTAARPGSGLVIAVKKLKPEGFQGHKEWLTEVNYLGQLRHPNLVKLIGYCSDGDNRLLVYEFMPKGSLENHLFRRGPQPLSWATRIKVAIGAARGLSFLHEAEEQVIYRDFKASNILLDGEFNSKLSDFGLAKAGPTGDRTHVSTQVMGTHGYAAPEYVATGRLTAKSDVYSFGVVMLELLSGRRAVDKTKVGVEQNLVDWAKPYMGDKRKLFRIMDIKLEGQYPQKAAFTAATIAVQCLSHEAKQRPRMAEVLAKLEELQAPKCAIRHLKTDNQQGEHVPILQSKHHSPMNMTPLASPVPAHRRSPHVR is encoded by the exons ATGGGAAATTGCTTTGGTTCCTCTGCAAGAGTTGACGCCACTCTCAGCACCACTTCTC AAGCATCGAGATTTGCCGGCAAAAACAGCAACTCATCAGCCCCATCCAACATAAGCATTCCCTCGTACAGTGCTAAAAGCAGTGCAGAAAGCCTCCCCACTCCGAGATCAGAAGCTGAGATTCTCTCATCCCCTCATGTGAAGGCGTTCTTATTTAACGAGTTAAAGAATGCTACACGAAACTTCCGACCTGACAGCCTTCTTGGAGAGGGAGGATTCGGCTATGTCTTCAAAGGATGGATCGACGAGCATACTCTTACTGCTGCCAGACCTGGATCAGGGTTGGTCATTGCTGTCAAGAAGTTAAAGCCTGAAGGGTTCCAAGGCCATAAAGAGTGGTTG ACAGAAGTTAATTACTTGGGTCAACTTCGCCATCCAAACCTAGTTAAACTTATTGGCTACTGCTCGGATGGTGACAATCGGCTATTGGTCTACGAGTTCATGCCAAAAGGAAGCCTGGAGAATCATTTGTTCAGAA GAGGGCCTCAACCTCTATCTTGGGCTACTAGAATCAAGGTGGCTATAGGTGCTGCCAGAGGCCTTTCTTTCTTGCATGAAGCTGAAGAGCAAGTCATATACAGAGATTTTAAAGCATCAAACATTCTTCTAGACGGG GAATTCAATTCGAAGCTTTCCGATTTCGGTTTGGCAAAAGCTGGCCCAACTGGTGATAGGACCCATGTGTCAACTCAAGTTATGGGTACACATGGATATGCTGCACCTGAGTATGTTGCCACAG GTCGGTTGACAGCAAAGAGCGATGTTTACAGCTTTGGGGTTGTTATGCTCGAGCTGCTATCTGGGCGCCGTGCTGTTGACAAAACGAAGGTAGGTGTCGAGCAAAACCTAGTGGATTGGGCAAAGCCATACATGGGTGACAAGAGAAAACTGTTCCGCATAATGGACATCAAACTGGAGGGGCAATACCCTCAGAAAGCAGCCTTCACCGCTGCCACCATTGCTGTGCAATGCCTGAGCCATGAGGCGAAGCAGAGGCCTCGTATGGCGGAGGTCTTGGCCAAACTGGAAGAGCTCCAAGCGCCCAAATGCGCAATCAGACACTTGAAGACAGACAATCAGCAAGGTGAACACGTACCCATTTTGCAGTCGAAGCACCATTCGCCTATGAATATGACGCCGTTGGCATCTCCTGTGCCGGCACACCGGAGATCGCCCCATGTAAGATGA